One Manihot esculenta cultivar AM560-2 chromosome 6, M.esculenta_v8, whole genome shotgun sequence DNA segment encodes these proteins:
- the LOC110617232 gene encoding serine carboxypeptidase-like 45 encodes MCFQAWRAIAMASLVVQLCISFGVESSSSHSDKIIRLPAQPRVGFQQFSGYVTVDDKKHRMLFYYFVEAETDPASKPLVLWLNGGPGCSSLGVGAFSENGPFRPNGKVLVRNEYSWNREANMLYLETPVGVGFSYATDSSSYVAMDDEATARDNAAFLQRWFKKFPQYRHRDLFITGESYAGHYIPQLAKLMIEINRKEKLFHLKGIALGNPVLEFATDLNSRAEYLWSHGLISDWTYKMFTTSCNYSRYVSEYYRDSVSSICSRVMNLVNTETSRFVDKYDVTLDVCIPSILSQSKVLRPQQVSERIDVCVDDETMNYLNRKDVRKALHARLVGVGKWEACSNILDYDLLNLEIPTISIVGSLIKAGIPVLVYSGDQDSVIPLIGSRTLVHRLAKDLGLNTTVPYRAWFAGKQVGGWTQVYGNMLSFATIRGASHEVPYSQPERSLVLFKSFLEGQHLPEAF; translated from the exons ATGTGTTTTCAAGCATGGAGAGCCATAGCAATGGCTTCATTGGTCGTTCAGCTCTGCATTTCTTTTGGGGTTGAATCTTCTTCATCTCATTCTGATAAGATTATCAGGCTTCCTGCACAACCACGTGTGGGCTTTCAACAATTTTCAGGATATGTCACTGTGGATGACAAGAAGCACAGGATGCTTTTCTATTACTTCGTTGAAGCAGAAACAGATCCGGCTTCAAAACCTTTGGTTCTCTGGTTGAATGGAG GGCCTGGCTGTTCTTCTCTGGGAGTGGGAGCTTTTTCTGAAAATGGACCTTTCAGACCAAATGGGAAGGTTTTGGTGAGAAATGAGTATAGCTGGAACAGAG AAGCAAATATGTTATATTTGGAGACACCAGTTGGGGTGGGGTTCTCTTATGCCACTGATAGCTCCTCCTATGTGGCAATGGATGATGAGGCAACAG CCAGGGACAATGCTGCATTCCTGCAACGCTGGTTCAAAAAGTTCCCTCAGTATAGGCACAGGGATTTGTTTATAACAGGGGAGAGTTATGCTG GCCACTATATTCCTCAACTTGCAAAGCTTATGATTGAAATcaacagaaaagaaaagttattCCACTTGAAAGGCATTGCT TTGGGTAATCCTGTGCTTGAATTTGCTACAGACCTCAATTCAAGAGCTGAGTACTTATGGTCTCATGGGTTGATATCAGACTGGACATACAAAATGTTCACTACTTCTTGTAACTATTCAAGATATGTAAGTGAATACTACAGAGACTCAGTTTCAAGTATTTGTTCGCGAGTTATGAACCTAGTTAACACAGAAACCAGTAGGTTTGTGGACAAATACGATGTCACCCTTGACGTGTGTATTCCGTCAATTCTCTCACAATCAAAGGTGTTAAGACCACAG CAAGTATCTGAGAGGATAGATGTATGCGTGGATGATGAAACCATGAACTATCTGAATCGAAAGGATGTGCGGAAGGCTCTCCATGCCCGGCTTGTTGGAGTTGGCAAATGGGAAGCTTGCAGCAA CATTCTGGATTATGATCTGCTAAACCTAGAGATACCCACAATCTCAATTGTTGGATCACTTATCAAGGCTGGAATTCCAGTTTTGGTTTACAG TGGAGATCAAGATTCTGTTATTCCATTGATTGGTAGCCGCACCCTTGTTCATAGACTGGCAAAGGACTTGGGACTGAACACGACTGTACCTTATAGAGCTTGGTTTGCAGGAAAACAG GTTGGTGGATGGACTCAAGTTTATGGCAATATGCTCTCATTTGCCACAATCAGAGGCGCTTCTCATGAGGTTCCATACTCGCAGCCTGAGAGATCACTCGTGTTATTCAAGTCATTTCTGGAAGGCCAACATCTACCTGAAGCTTTCTGA